A single genomic interval of Gossypium raimondii isolate GPD5lz chromosome 11, ASM2569854v1, whole genome shotgun sequence harbors:
- the LOC105804707 gene encoding protein NDL1, which yields MGDSSDSVSIAIDMVPFGGKEFLVKTSRGSLSVFVCGDQEKPALITYPDVALNYMSCFQGLFFCPDAASLLLHNFCIYHIDAPGHELGANVISPDVPLLSVDDLADQVAEVLDFFGLTRVLCLGVTAGAYILTLFAMKYNERVLGLILVSPVCKAPTWTEWLYNKVLMNLLYFYGMCGVLKECLLQRYFSKELRYGMHGAESEVIQACLRLLDERQSPNVMRFLQAINRRHDLTDDLKKLQCKTLIFVGESSPFHAESVHMSDKIGRKNCTLVEVKACGSLVTEEHPLAMLVPIEFFLMGFGFQRQPHFASSSSNGSNPSSPSSHSCIAPELLSPEGLGIKLKPIKTRADIEI from the exons ATGGGTGATTCAAGTGACTCAGTATCCATTGCGATTGATATGGTTCCTTTTGGAGGGAAG GAGTTTTTGGTGAAAACAAGTAGAGGTTCTCTATCTGTTTTTGTTTGTGGCGATCAAGAGAAACCCGCTTTAATAACCTACCCAGATGTTGCTCTTAACT ACATGTCTTGTTTCCAAGGCCTATTCTTTTGCCCTGATGCCGCTTCCTTGTTGCTTCATAACTTTTGTATTTACCACATTGATGCCCCAGGGCACGAG TTAGGAGCAAATGTGATCTCTCCGGATGTTCCGTTGCTTAGTGTGGATGACTTAGCAGATCAGGTTGCTGAAGTTCTTGATTTCTTTGG GCTGACAAGAGTTCTATGCTTGGGTGTAACAGCCGGGGCTTACATCCTTACACTATTTGCA ATGAAATATAATGAGAGAGTGCTTGGATTAATTCTCGTCTCTCCTGTTTGCAAAGCCCCTACATGGACTGAATGGCTCTACAACAAG GTGTTGATGAACTTGTTGTACTTCTATGGTATGTGTGGTGTATTAAAAGAATGCCTTCTTCAGCGATATTTCAGTAAG GAACTCAGGTATGGTATGCATGGTGCAGAGTCTGAGGTCATCCAAGCTTGCCTGAGA TTACTGGATGAAAGGCAGAGTCCGAATGTTATGCGCTTTCTTCAAGCAATTAATAG GAGACATGACCTTACAGATGACTTGAAGAAATTGCAGTGTAAGACACTTATTTTTGTCGGTGAAAGCAGTCCATTCCATGCAGAATCTGTGCATATGAGTGACAAAATTGGAAGAAAGAATTGCACTCTTGTTGAG GTTAAAGCGTGTGGCTCATTGGTAACAGAAGAGCACCCATTGGCCATGCTGGTCCCAATTGAATTCTTTCTAATGGGATTTGGTTTCCAAAGACAACCACATTTTGCTTCATCATCAAGCAATGGTTCAAACCCTTCAAGTCCATCAAGCCATTCCTGCATAGCTCCTGAACTTCTCTCCCCTGAGGGTCTAGGGATCAAGCTCAAACCAATCAAAACCCGTGCAGATATTGAAATTTGA
- the LOC105804704 gene encoding ornithine decarboxylase 1B, chloroplastic, with protein MVGEAKLIENRVEKPVSTDGLFRFIKSVISDEQQEETGPFYVLDLGATRSLVETWFHNLPMVQPFYAVKSNPNPAFLKEMAALGTGFDCASLPEIETILSLGVSPDRIVFANTCKPESHIKYAAKVGVNLATFDSNCELEKIKKWHPKCELLIRIKVPEASGSAFMFGSKFGALPEEIVPLLKAAQEAKLQVVGVSFHIGTGAINFHSIQGAIEAAKTTFDFAAQLGLPKMHILDIGGGFTSGPKFTDAASAVKVALQKYFPGELADSSLKIIAEPGYFFANSPFTLATSIIGKRERGDVKEYWINDGVWGSMNILKDDHDEVICTPLTIKNPTCEGLKTWNSTVFGPTCDPNDIVLKGFKLPELDVNDWLVFQNMGAYTSSRGNDFNGFKTSAIPTYILVLMPPLRQEK; from the coding sequence ATGGTGGGTGAAGCAAAGTTGATAGAAAATAGGGTGGAAAAACCCGTCTCCACAGATGGTTTATTTCGTTTTATTAAATCAGTCATTTCCGATGAACAACAAGAAGAAACAGGCCCATTTTACGTGCTGGATTTGGGTGCTACGAGGTCCCTAGTCGAGACATGGTTCCATAATCTTCCCATGGTTCAACCTTTCTATGCAGTCAAATCCAACCCTAACCCCGCTTTCCTCAAAGAAATGGCAGCTCTCGGCACCGGCTTTGACTGTGCAAGCCTTCCTGAGATTGAAACCATTTTATCGCTTGGGGTTTCGCCTGATCGAATCGTTTTCGCAAACACATGCAAACCCGAGTCTCACATCAAGTATGCAGCTAAAGTTGGCGTTAACTTAGCCACTTTCGACTCCAACTGTGAGCTCGAAAAGATAAAGAAGTGGCACCCGAAATGTGAACTGTTGATCCGAATCAAAGTCCCGGAAGCCAGTGGTTCAGCATTCATGTTCGGTTCCAAATTCGGTGCACTCCCTGAGGAAATTGTTCCCCTTCTGAAAGCTGCTCAAGAAGCGAAGCTCCAAGTTGTCGGAGTCTCGTTTCATATTGGGACTGGAGCAATTAACTTCCATTCAATCCAAGGTGCCATCGAAGCAGCTAAAACAACGTTCGACTTTGCAGCTCAACTTGGGCTACCTAAAATGCATATCTTAGACATCGGTGGAGGCTTCACATCAGGTCCAAAGTTTACCGATGCAGCCTCCGCCGTGAAAGTTGctttacaaaaatatttcccTGGTGAGCTAGCTGATAGTAGCTTAAAAATCATTGCGGAACCTGGTTACTTCTTTGCTAATTCGCCATTTACATTAGCGACAAGCATAATAGGGAAACGAGAAAGGGGAGACGTTAAAGAGTACTGGATTAACGACGGAGTTTGGGGGTCTATGAACATTTTGAAGGACGATCATGACGAAGTGATTTGCACTCCCCTCACCATAAAAAATCCCACATGCGAAGGGCTGAAAACATGGAATTCTACAGTTTTTGGACCAACATGTGATCCAAATGATATAGTTTTGAAGGGTTTCAAATTGCCAGAACTAGACGTGAATGATTGGTTGGTATTTCAGAACATGGGGGCTTATACTTCATCACGTGGGAACGATTTCAATGGCTTCAAAACCTCAGCTATTCCAACTTATATCCTGGTTCTTATGCCACCCCTAAGACAAGAAAAATAA
- the LOC105804709 gene encoding uncharacterized protein LOC105804709, which produces MRDFPSCFGENGVQVADSSSSSSNSSKNAQNLVTCVYQCRIRGRPCLITVTWTKNLMGQGLSVGIDDSANQCLCKVDIKPWLFSKRKGSKSLEAYSCKIDVYWDLSSAKFGSGPEPFEGFYVGVVANKQMVLLLGDMSKEACKKTGATHIPCNASLVAKKEHVFGKRVFGTKAQFCDNGRIHDLIIECDAVCMNDPCLIIRVDGKALMQVKRLRWKFRGNHTILVDGMAVEVYWDVHNWLFGTSLGGSAVFMFKTSIVAEEKLWFSQNIPSPSSLQWSFSQRFQDSKSQNLGFSLILYAWKNE; this is translated from the coding sequence atgagggATTTTCCATCTTGTTTTGGTGAAAATGGAGTGCAAGTGGCTGAttcgtcatcatcatcatcaaatagTAGCAAAAATGCACAGAATTTGGTTACTTGTGTTTATCAATGTCGAATTCGGGGTAGGCCTTGTTTAATAACTGTTACTTGGACCAAGAACTTGATGGGGCAAGGCTTAAGTGTAGGGATTGATGATTCTGCAAATCAATGTCTTTGTAAGGTTGATATAAAGCCTTGGTTGTTCTCTAAGAGAAAAGGGTCTAAGAGTTTAGAAGCATATTCTTGTAAAATAGACGTATATTGGGACCTTTCTTCGGCTAAATTCGGATCCGGGCCTGAACCTTTCGAAGGGTTTTATGTTGGTGTTGTTGCTAATAAGCAAATGGTTTTGCTTCTTGGGGACATGAGTAAAGAAGCTTGTAAGAAAACTGGTGCAACTCATATCCCTTGTAATGCCAGTTTAGTGGCTAAGAAAGAGCATGTTTTTGGGAAGAGGGTATTTGGTACCAAGGCGCAGTTTTGCGATAATGGTCGAATTCATGATCTGATAATTGAATGTGACGCGGTTTGTATGAACGATCCTTGCCTTATAATTCGTGTGGATGGAAAGGCTTTGATGCAAGTGAAGCGGCTGCGGTGGAAGTTCAGAGGGAACCATACCATTTTGGTCGATGGAATGGCTGTAGAAGTTTACTGGGATGTGCATAATTGGCTCTTTGGAACATCACTCGGTGGAAGTGCCGTTTTTATGTTCAAAACATCCATTGTAGCGGAAGAGAAGTTGTGGTTTAGCCAAAATATTCCCAGTCCGAGTTCCTTGCAGTGGTCGTTCTCGCAGAGATTTCAAGATTCCAAGTCGCAGAATCTCGGCTTTTCATTGATTTTGTATGCTTGGAAGAATGAGTAG